ACACATAACCCCATAATTGAACCATGTTTTTCAGGAGGGGTTATAGCTAATGAAGAATTCATCATTAGTGGAACTATTAAACCTGTTCCAAAGGCTTGAATTATTCTTGAAATTAGTAGTGCAGTAAATGATGTTGAAAATATAGCACATATAGTTCCAAGTAAAAGAAATGTTATAGATGCTAAATACAACTGTTTTGTAGTGAAGGTATGAAGTAAAAAAGCTGTAACTGGAACAAGAATTCCAACTACTAAAACATTGGCAGTTATTAACCATTGAACGGTTATTGCACTAACATGCATTTCCTTCATTAGAGTTGGAAATGCTACGTTTAGTATTGTTTCATTAAATAGGGATAAAAAACCTGCAAGTAAGAGTGTAAACATAATTGCTTTTACATTATATTTTGGGGTGTTTTCTGAATTTAATTGTTTTGCTTCCATGAAAAAATAATCTCCTTTTTCTTATTTAGACCAGTCTATATAAAAATGTTGAAAAAATATACCTTATTTAAATTTATAAATAAGGACTTAGTAATAAATCTATTTGTTTATTTAAATTAAAAAGGGCCTCTTGATTTTTTTGAGTTAGGGATACCGTAATGGAACCCTCTAGTAAAGTAAGTATAGTCATACTTAAAAACGCTGCATCTTCTTCACTAATTCCATTTTGAGTTAACTTATTAGAATAAATTTGTTGCAATTCTATAAAAGATGTTCGGCAAGCTTCTTTTAAAACTTCACTTGATGAATAAGTTTCTAGAGATAAAAGGCTTAGTGAGATATCTTTTGGTTTGCCATCTCTTTTTAAATCCTCTATTATATGATTAACAACCGCTTGAACAGCCTTAATAGGATTTTTGTATTCTAACATATCCTTTTTTAAATTGCCTTTTATATTATGAGTAGAAAGCTTTATAGCCTCTAAAGCTAGTTCTTCTTTTCCTTTTGGAAAGTAATAGTATAGTGATCCTTTAGGCGAACCACTTTCCTTTAAAATTTCATTTAAACCAGTAGCATTGAAGCCTTTCGTTTGGAAAAGTTCAGCTGCGGCTATTAAAATTTTTTCTCTGGAATCATTTTTTTGTTTCATAATAAATCACCTTCTAATTATAATGACTGGTCTATATAAGATTAAACTATTTAAAAATAAAAGTCAAGATAAAAATAATAGTTTAGTATGTCTGGAATTCTGTTAAGTACCTCCAATATCTTTTAGGCATATGAGTCATACGGCATTTGGGATTATGTCTGCCTTCAACCTCAACGGTTTTATAGTAATGTGTCCAAAGCTTTCTAAAGTGTTTTTCATCTTCAGTTAAACAAGGAAGCTTCATATTTTCTACAGGTAGGATCGAAGCTTTATAAGGTTCATATATAAGAGCCATATTATGAGTCTTATCGTGAATTAAAAAATGCTCTTCAGGGTATCGATTAGCGAAATGCTCAATTAAAAGTGGAAGTACATAATTTTTAGGTTCTATCTCTGAAACTAAGCCATCTTTAAAAGCAGAAAATCTTATAAAGCCTTTAAAAAGATGACTTTCTTTATCTAAATGAGTTACAGCTTTAAAGAGAGCATTAACAACATCATTAGAAAGCATACTCATGATTTTAGAACCATGTTTATATCCAAGTCTCATAAAAAGTAATATATTTATTTCTTTATCTATAAGGCATGTTAAAAAAGCTCTTTTTATGAAGTCAAAAGCAGCTTTTCCCATTTTACTCGGAATGGATTTTATTACTCGTAATGCGTTCTTTGAGTCAGTTTCTATTTCCTTTGACATAAATAAGGTCATTTGAGATTTGTCGTTTAATAAGATGGTTACTGGAAGCTCATTTTTTATGTAGCTTTCAAAAACGCAGCACATTAAGCCTTCAAAGCTTCCATCATAGTAATATATTAAATTTGGCCTGTCAAGCATTTTTGAATTTCCTCCTTTAAGAGAGTATTATTATCAAAAAAAGATAACTGTTCATATTGTGTTTCAAGGGGAACATTATTTTTATACATATCCAGTGATTTTTCCGAGAGTAGAGCTCTAAGTACAGAATCCTGTGAAATTTTAATACCATCCATACTTTTTCCACTGCAGGTTATAAAGTATTGTGCTCTTTTTAAAACTACCCCCAACTTTTTTAGACCAGTGAAATTTAAATTTACAGTTCTTCTAGCCATAATGATTCTTCTAGCACTATTAACACCTATACCAGGAACTCTAAGTAGAACCTTAAAGGGAGCTCTGTTAACATCTACAGGGAAAAATTCCATATGGTTAAGTGCCCAATTACATTTGGGATCTATATAGGGATGAAAGCTTTGATTTCTATTATCAAGAAGTTCATTTGCTTTAAAACCATAAAATCTTAAAAGCCAATCTGCCTGATAAAGTCTATGCTCACGCAGAAGAGGTGGCTTTGTATCCACTGATGGCAGAAGGGGATTTGATGCAACTGGCATATAAGCAGAGAAAAAAACTCTCTTTAGCTTGTAGCTGTTATAGAGGCTTTCAGTAAGATTTAAAATTTGAAAGTCAGTATCAGGTGTTGCGCCAATAATCATTTGAGTGCTTTGACCTGCTGGAACAAATTTTGGAGCGCTTTTATAACGTACTATATCTTTAGTGTTTTCGCTTATTTTATTTTTAATATAACCCATAGGTTTTAAAATGGAATGTTTGGACTTATTTGGAGCAAGAAGCTTTAAACTCTTTTGAGAGGGAAGCTCTATGTTAACACTCATTCTATCGCAAAGCATGCCTAGTTTTTCAATTAAATAATCGTCAGCACCAGGGATAGCTTTTGCGTGTATGTATCCGTAAAAGTTATATTCATATCTTAGAATCCTTAAAACCTCAATCATTTGCTCACAGGTGTAATCAGGATTTTTCATTACACCAGAACTTAAAAAAAGTCCTTCTATATAATTTCGTCTGTAAAAGTTCATGGTGAGATCTGCAAGCTCACGTGGTGTAAAGGACGCACGAGGAGTATCGTTTGAAATTCTATTTACGCAGTACTGACAATCGTAAATACAGGCATTAGACATAAGAACCTTTAAAAGGGAAATACATCTTCCATCGCCTGCAAAGCTGTGGCATATCCCACAAGCCTCAGCGCTCCCAATGCCGCCTTTCTTTGATTTCCTTTGTGCTCCGCTTGAAGTACAAGCAGCATCATATTTTGCAGCATCAGTTAAAATTTGAAGTTTTTCAAATACATCCACAGAAAACATCCCCCATAATTTTTTAATTTATTATATCACCAAACGTATGTTCGTGTAAAGGGGATAGTAAGGTTTTCCACAAGCTGTATGTGAAAAACCTTTTTGTTTAAGCCTATTTATATAAATTATAAAGAGCTTGAGTACCTAAATCTTCTTGTCCATCAGCTATAAGTTTATCGTACAGCTTTTTAGACAGTTCTAAAGCAGGAGTTTTTAAACCCATTTCGGATGCTTCTTCTAAAGCAATCTTCATGTCTTTAACAAAATGTTTTATATAAAAACCAGGCTTGAAATCTCCTTTTAGTATTCTTGGAGCATAAGCACTTAATTGCCAACTTGCAGCCCCACCAGCACCAATAGATTTTAAAACCGTTTCTGCATCAAGTCCGGATTTTTTAGCATAGGATAAAGCCTCGCATACGCCCATAATGTTAGAAGCTATAGCGATTTGATTGCACATTTTTGTATGTTGTCCTGAGCCAGCTGATCCTTGAAGTACTATATTTTTTCCCATAAGTTGAAATATAGGCATTAAAGCATCAAAAGCCTCTTTGTCTCCACCAACCATTATGGATAGAGTGCCCTCGGCAGCACCTATATCTCCACCAGAAACAGGAGCATCAAGTGAAAAAATATCGTTTTCCTTTGCTTTAGAGTATATCTTTTTTGCTAAGGATGGTTTTGAGGTTGTCATGTCTACAACATAGCTTTTAGGTTTAATATTATTTAGTATACCCTCGTCATTAAGGTATACCTCTTCAACGTCACTTGGATAACCTACCATTGTTATTACAACACCGCATTCTTTGGAAAGCTCTTTTATAGAGTTTTTAAGAATAGCTCCTTTTTCTATTAGGGGTAGTGCTTTTTCCTTAGTCCTGTTATAAATATAAACAGAATAGCCGCCCTTTAGTAGATTTTGAACCATGCCACGTCCCATTACTCCGGTTCCAATGAATCCTATTTTCGTATTTTTATTTATCATATATTCCTTTAGCATATACTAAAGTTTTCACTTCCTTTCACTTTTATAATGCCTTTTCAAAGCAGAAAAAATCACCTACTCTAATGGTCATTATACCTCTTTCAATGTAGTTATTTTTTCTATAGAGATTACATGCATATGAATTTTTAGAAAAGCAGTCTAAGCGTATTGAGTCATAGCCCTTTTCCTTAGCAAAGCTTTCGGCGTATTTTATAAGAGCTGTAGCAATACCTTTTCCTTTAAATTTAGGATCAACACATAATCTATGAACAACTAATTGTTTACCTTTTTGGTGTTTCCAATTAATAGAGTTGTATTCTGTGTCTTGAATTTCATTTAACACTAAGAAAGCTTTAATTATATTTTCGTCAGTGTAAACATAGAGATTTTTACTATTAATATCATCATTTATTACACTTTCATCTGGATAAAATCTATCCCATTGATATATTC
The Clostridium felsineum DSM 794 DNA segment above includes these coding regions:
- a CDS encoding TIGR03915 family putative DNA repair protein, coding for MLDRPNLIYYYDGSFEGLMCCVFESYIKNELPVTILLNDKSQMTLFMSKEIETDSKNALRVIKSIPSKMGKAAFDFIKRAFLTCLIDKEINILLFMRLGYKHGSKIMSMLSNDVVNALFKAVTHLDKESHLFKGFIRFSAFKDGLVSEIEPKNYVLPLLIEHFANRYPEEHFLIHDKTHNMALIYEPYKASILPVENMKLPCLTEDEKHFRKLWTHYYKTVEVEGRHNPKCRMTHMPKRYWRYLTEFQTY
- a CDS encoding putative DNA modification/repair radical SAM protein — its product is MDVFEKLQILTDAAKYDAACTSSGAQRKSKKGGIGSAEACGICHSFAGDGRCISLLKVLMSNACIYDCQYCVNRISNDTPRASFTPRELADLTMNFYRRNYIEGLFLSSGVMKNPDYTCEQMIEVLRILRYEYNFYGYIHAKAIPGADDYLIEKLGMLCDRMSVNIELPSQKSLKLLAPNKSKHSILKPMGYIKNKISENTKDIVRYKSAPKFVPAGQSTQMIIGATPDTDFQILNLTESLYNSYKLKRVFFSAYMPVASNPLLPSVDTKPPLLREHRLYQADWLLRFYGFKANELLDNRNQSFHPYIDPKCNWALNHMEFFPVDVNRAPFKVLLRVPGIGVNSARRIIMARRTVNLNFTGLKKLGVVLKRAQYFITCSGKSMDGIKISQDSVLRALLSEKSLDMYKNNVPLETQYEQLSFFDNNTLLKEEIQKCLTGQI
- a CDS encoding TetR/AcrR family transcriptional regulator encodes the protein MKQKNDSREKILIAAAELFQTKGFNATGLNEILKESGSPKGSLYYYFPKGKEELALEAIKLSTHNIKGNLKKDMLEYKNPIKAVQAVVNHIIEDLKRDGKPKDISLSLLSLETYSSSEVLKEACRTSFIELQQIYSNKLTQNGISEEDAAFLSMTILTLLEGSITVSLTQKNQEALFNLNKQIDLLLSPYL
- a CDS encoding GNAT family N-acetyltransferase, yielding MLYLKIKKGTLKDITLIMDIINNAIVDMESEGIYQWDRFYPDESVINDDINSKNLYVYTDENIIKAFLVLNEIQDTEYNSINWKHQKGKQLVVHRLCVDPKFKGKGIATALIKYAESFAKEKGYDSIRLDCFSKNSYACNLYRKNNYIERGIMTIRVGDFFCFEKAL
- a CDS encoding NAD(P)-dependent oxidoreductase encodes the protein MINKNTKIGFIGTGVMGRGMVQNLLKGGYSVYIYNRTKEKALPLIEKGAILKNSIKELSKECGVVITMVGYPSDVEEVYLNDEGILNNIKPKSYVVDMTTSKPSLAKKIYSKAKENDIFSLDAPVSGGDIGAAEGTLSIMVGGDKEAFDALMPIFQLMGKNIVLQGSAGSGQHTKMCNQIAIASNIMGVCEALSYAKKSGLDAETVLKSIGAGGAASWQLSAYAPRILKGDFKPGFYIKHFVKDMKIALEEASEMGLKTPALELSKKLYDKLIADGQEDLGTQALYNLYK